One window of Candidatus Palauibacter australiensis genomic DNA carries:
- a CDS encoding DUF5777 family beta-barrel protein has product MLISGSLRQQVIGVLAVCLGSPGAAVAQNVFASTQSATLPTAAASRAGDLHIEISHRFGYVSGGASDLWGLDGFVLNRLGLAYTPQDHVTIGVLRSNSLDNLEFNARFAGLRLDGATGPVEFAAQTGMAWNLQVEPDDSHAGHGHALAPRTSAYAGGRRDGTAVDNEMQAYVQVIANTRVADRVALGVVPTLLWNPRIEDADREAAVSVGATGQIYLSRMWSLFAEWIFSGAREDQEYDSASFGVEIRTPGHFFKIVVTNQHRMNPTHTLAGAAEDFFDTNSWRLGFNIQRRLRL; this is encoded by the coding sequence ATGTTGATTTCGGGATCTTTGCGACAACAGGTCATCGGAGTCCTCGCGGTCTGTCTGGGTTCGCCGGGTGCGGCGGTCGCCCAGAACGTCTTCGCCTCCACGCAGTCCGCGACCCTCCCGACCGCGGCCGCCTCGCGCGCGGGCGACCTGCACATCGAGATCTCGCACCGGTTCGGCTACGTGTCGGGCGGTGCGAGCGACCTCTGGGGACTCGACGGATTCGTGCTGAATCGCCTTGGGCTGGCGTATACGCCCCAGGACCACGTCACCATCGGCGTGCTTCGTTCCAACAGTCTGGACAACCTGGAGTTCAACGCCCGTTTCGCCGGGCTGCGGCTCGATGGCGCCACCGGTCCCGTCGAGTTCGCGGCGCAGACCGGCATGGCGTGGAACCTGCAAGTCGAGCCGGACGACAGCCACGCGGGTCACGGGCACGCGCTCGCGCCCCGCACCAGCGCGTACGCCGGCGGTCGCCGCGACGGCACGGCCGTGGATAACGAGATGCAGGCCTACGTCCAGGTGATCGCCAACACCAGGGTCGCCGACCGCGTCGCACTCGGTGTCGTGCCCACGCTCCTCTGGAATCCGCGAATCGAAGACGCCGACCGGGAGGCCGCGGTTTCCGTCGGTGCGACCGGCCAGATCTACCTCAGCCGCATGTGGAGCCTCTTCGCCGAGTGGATCTTCAGCGGCGCGAGGGAGGACCAGGAGTACGACTCCGCCTCCTTCGGCGTCGAAATCCGCACGCCTGGACACTTCTTCAAGATCGTCGTCACGAATCAGCACCGGATGAATCCGACGCATACGCTCGCCGGCGCCGCCGAGGACTTCTTCGACACGAACTCGTGGCGCCTCGGATTCAACATCCAGAGAAGACTCCGGCTGTAG
- a CDS encoding GPP34 family phosphoprotein translates to MSSSRLDLHLHEQLLLLSLRQRNGALDSSALFQTAMGAAILAELASEGWIRIEAGKKGFVEAVDSRSDHVGDEILDEALALVRGSRRRRGTAWISAFAMLKQLTNRTAEGLCNRGILGSEEARTLRIFPSKVYPTVDTDTEHRLITEVSEAVTGDGEVDLRPGIIVSLAHATGLLGSRFEYSTSGPPRARRRAIAAGKHLVETAHAALHIHRWVRKSVITSRLMLAAGAMALLTFIITLLDRFNIGF, encoded by the coding sequence ATGTCATCCTCCCGCTTGGATCTCCATCTTCACGAGCAGCTGCTCCTCCTGTCCCTGCGCCAGCGGAACGGCGCCCTGGACAGCTCGGCGCTCTTCCAAACGGCCATGGGCGCGGCGATCCTTGCCGAACTCGCTTCCGAGGGTTGGATCCGTATCGAGGCGGGCAAGAAGGGGTTTGTCGAAGCCGTGGACAGCAGATCGGACCACGTGGGCGATGAGATTCTCGACGAGGCTCTGGCCCTTGTCAGGGGGTCCCGGCGTCGTCGGGGCACCGCGTGGATTTCGGCTTTTGCCATGCTGAAGCAACTCACGAACCGCACCGCCGAAGGACTCTGCAACCGGGGCATCCTGGGCAGCGAAGAGGCTCGGACGCTTCGGATCTTCCCCAGCAAGGTCTACCCGACGGTCGACACCGACACCGAACACCGGCTGATCACCGAAGTCAGCGAAGCCGTGACGGGCGACGGAGAGGTCGATCTCCGCCCGGGAATCATCGTCTCACTGGCTCACGCGACGGGCCTGCTCGGCAGTCGCTTCGAGTACAGCACATCCGGGCCGCCCAGAGCGCGTCGCCGTGCAATCGCGGCGGGCAAGCACCTGGTCGAAACCGCACACGCCGCCTTGCACATCCATCGGTGGGTCAGGAAATCGGTCATCACCAGCCGACTGATGCTTGCCGCTGGGGCGATGGCCCTGTTGACCTTCATCATAACCCTGCTCGACCGGTTCAATATCGGGTTCTAG